A stretch of the Chitinophagaceae bacterium genome encodes the following:
- the tsaD gene encoding tRNA (adenosine(37)-N6)-threonylcarbamoyltransferase complex transferase subunit TsaD, translating to MPVYLLAIESSCDETSAAILCDGKILSNIIASQPVHGQYGGVVPELASRAHIVNIVPVVHEALQSAGIKKEQLSAVAFTAGPGLMGSLLVGSSFAKALALALDVPLISVHHMHAHVLAHFIEDPKPTFPFLCLTVSGGHTQIVLVKSYSQMNVIGETIDDAAGEAFDKTAKLLQLPYPGGPLIDKYAAQGDQLAYKFPEPNIPGLDFSFSGLKTSILYFLRDQLNKDPLFVEKNLTDICASVQYRIVTILLNKLARAADQYNIHEVAIAGGVAANSGLRLELTAVAAKNGWNIFIPSLEYCTDNAAMIAMAAWYKFLAKDFVPLDAAPSPGLLWQ from the coding sequence ATGCCTGTTTACCTGCTTGCTATAGAATCTTCCTGCGATGAAACATCGGCCGCCATATTATGCGATGGAAAAATATTGTCGAATATCATTGCATCACAGCCGGTGCATGGACAATATGGCGGTGTGGTCCCTGAACTTGCCAGCCGTGCGCATATCGTAAACATCGTTCCTGTGGTGCATGAAGCGTTGCAAAGTGCAGGAATAAAAAAAGAACAGTTGTCTGCAGTGGCCTTTACTGCAGGTCCCGGACTGATGGGTTCCTTGTTGGTTGGAAGCTCTTTTGCGAAGGCACTTGCACTTGCCCTTGATGTCCCGCTTATTTCAGTACATCACATGCATGCACATGTTTTGGCACATTTTATTGAAGACCCAAAACCAACCTTCCCGTTTTTATGCCTGACCGTTTCAGGTGGTCATACACAGATTGTTTTGGTGAAGAGTTATTCCCAAATGAATGTTATTGGTGAAACGATTGATGATGCAGCAGGAGAGGCCTTTGATAAAACAGCGAAGTTGTTGCAGCTCCCATATCCGGGCGGACCGCTGATAGATAAATATGCAGCACAAGGTGATCAGCTTGCTTACAAGTTTCCGGAGCCGAATATTCCGGGTCTTGATTTTAGCTTCAGTGGATTAAAAACTTCTATTCTTTATTTTCTTCGTGACCAATTGAATAAAGATCCGCTCTTTGTTGAAAAAAATTTAACTGATATCTGTGCATCGGTACAGTACCGCATTGTTACCATTCTGCTTAATAAACTGGCGCGGGCTGCTGATCAATACAACATTCACGAAGTGGCAATTGCCGGTGGTGTAGCTGCAAACTCCGGACTTCGCCTTGAGCTTACTGCAGTTGCAGCAAAAAACGGATGGAATATTTTCATTCCTTCATTAGAATATTGCACTGATAATGCTGCCATGATTGCGATGGCTGCCTGGTATAAATTTCTTGCTAAAGACTTTGTACCACTTGATGCGGCTCCATCTCCGGGATTATTATGGCAATGA
- a CDS encoding translocation/assembly module TamB domain-containing protein: MSILRQFGNIVMLVLGVFLVLTGILSAKIDNPKFQSYVGDKIVSYFSNKLHTEIRIGSVNFRMFDHLVLHDVLVRDLNKDTLFAAQTIDVTLGLIDLLQRKYVIKKIVLDNANVFLHNPKDGEAFNYQFIVDAFSTKTPSPIETTPPQLDLGAVILSRLHFLMLDEYNDIRLDFRLPDLKIDVKQLDLATSIIAVHDITFKNADLKIAKLERFIDPNDTLSIDDTAIVHLNTKPLQFFVSSFRFVDSQFQFDDMTEPVINERFDGFHQLYKHLNVEFQNGSFVLDTIKAKINDISFIERSGFVVKHLEGLATVTPSAAVADQLKIETPNSAINNFFSMSYTNFHAFFDYNSRVTMKAVLKEATVSLKDIAFFMPQVNALSGTVITTGSFHGPLDNLKGKDVKLQTASLSRFNGNIDIKGLPETDATFIDLKVDQLVTSAGDVTSFVKGLNLPKEFNKLGTVDFTGSFTGFLNDFVAYGVMNSKIGQLSSDLNMKFNEHYSSASYSGNIAATQFDIGNYANADSLLGTISFNTKVQGTGLRIDHLDAVMNGEVQQLQFNGYNYQHLMVDGTFTKKLFTGKVKLNDENLNLDFTGLVDFNEIMPVYDFHAAINNARLNNLHITDSAYVVSSQLDMNMRGDNIDNFIGYAIAINTTFSKPGQTLNLDSVFLNINEAGGNRHFLLNADAGRATFDGKFALTKLPNAFLSMMDHYFPSLPLDRESQPVLQDFDFDIQLNDVSGELRFFFPRWSGLSESIVHGHFNSFSNSIAFAGTIPSLHFQSLFIDTLAIEANTVNQQFQFNVISSDLQIGDSMSIIHPAFEAKVSGDSANLKLSGANLTGNTYMDLHALITGDTAGFTMKVLPSDLVLNAQQWNVSRDNIISYSDERLRFNQFTLSHDSQSITISNVNLRPRATNLHFDFYNLPVADLYHFVKIPDFDIDGKLSGNLEVLNVFHSPRLQANTVLQKFTVNGRNIAEAAINMGYIPEDDQVTAQLLITDANYDVRVDGSYFPRKPLDKMNFNLDIRRFDLSFFETLLPGFFSNTNGSTEGVLHLSGTPENPELTGKLDIPFLTLKVDYLQTTYKTYNETLTFNANNIDIGKMKLMDANDDVASAHGQIMHDHLRDFTFDLTVNTARIQALKTTEKDNKLFYGTAEASGIIQFLGPVENMEIRASVTSMQGTDISVPINSGATIGDRSFIRYMKRGNDTISYSAAAGDLLQGLTLNFDMDITPAAKIKIIFDQKAGDIISGTGNGNIRMEIDPKGDFNMYGTYTIEQGDYLFTLQNFFNKFFTIDEGGTISWTGDPYEAQIDIDAIYSTKASVYDLAVGSGIAFSDQEIKDLQRHVPVRVALKLSGSLLLPDVTFDIMLPDETALSSAAYQQVQKVKQDESELNKQVFGLLILNRFLPTTAGSGNQSIGSDVNNSVSEFLLNQLSYWTSQIRNDIDFNFNYQSYEAKLNSTNPNDLTKRNELEVALTKRFLNDRLALEAGGNFDFAGANSTAPTNAGSTNVAGDFSVDYKITPDGRLSGKAFSKSQYDVVDEKYKTKNGVALSYKREFNKFKDLFQKDEERAKLKEERRRIKEQQEMEKKEGAVLSVPPG; the protein is encoded by the coding sequence TTGAGCATTTTGCGCCAGTTTGGAAATATAGTAATGTTGGTGCTGGGTGTGTTCCTGGTGCTTACCGGAATACTGTCCGCAAAAATTGACAATCCGAAATTTCAAAGTTATGTCGGGGATAAGATCGTAAGCTATTTCTCCAATAAACTGCATACTGAAATCAGGATTGGCAGCGTCAACTTTCGAATGTTTGATCACCTGGTGCTGCATGATGTGCTGGTGAGAGACCTGAATAAAGACACATTGTTTGCTGCTCAAACCATTGATGTTACACTCGGATTAATTGATCTGCTGCAGAGAAAATATGTTATCAAAAAAATTGTGCTGGACAACGCAAATGTATTCCTCCACAATCCGAAAGACGGCGAAGCATTTAATTACCAGTTTATTGTTGATGCCTTCAGCACGAAAACTCCTTCGCCTATTGAAACGACTCCTCCTCAACTGGATCTTGGCGCGGTAATTCTTAGCCGGTTACACTTCCTGATGCTGGATGAATACAACGACATTCGACTGGATTTCAGACTGCCTGATTTAAAGATTGACGTTAAACAACTTGACTTAGCAACTTCTATAATTGCGGTGCATGACATCACCTTTAAAAATGCCGATTTAAAAATTGCCAAATTAGAACGGTTCATTGATCCAAACGATACGCTGTCCATTGATGATACAGCAATCGTTCACTTAAATACCAAGCCCCTTCAGTTTTTTGTATCAAGTTTCCGGTTTGTCGATTCTCAGTTTCAGTTTGACGATATGACTGAGCCGGTGATTAATGAACGGTTCGATGGTTTTCACCAGTTGTATAAACACCTGAACGTTGAATTCCAAAACGGATCGTTTGTGCTCGATACGATCAAGGCGAAAATCAATGACATCAGTTTTATTGAAAGATCAGGCTTCGTTGTTAAACACCTCGAAGGCCTTGCAACGGTAACGCCTTCAGCAGCCGTTGCTGATCAACTTAAAATTGAAACACCCAACAGCGCTATCAATAATTTCTTTTCGATGAGCTACACAAATTTTCATGCTTTCTTCGATTATAATTCAAGGGTAACAATGAAAGCGGTATTGAAGGAAGCAACCGTTTCCTTAAAAGACATTGCCTTCTTTATGCCGCAGGTAAATGCACTTTCAGGAACAGTTATTACAACCGGTAGTTTTCATGGACCACTTGACAATCTGAAAGGTAAAGACGTGAAACTGCAAACCGCTTCACTTTCGAGGTTTAACGGAAATATTGACATTAAGGGATTACCAGAGACAGACGCTACATTCATTGACCTGAAAGTAGATCAATTGGTCACCAGTGCCGGTGATGTGACTTCATTCGTTAAAGGACTGAATCTCCCGAAGGAATTCAACAAGTTAGGCACAGTTGATTTTACCGGTTCCTTCACCGGTTTCTTAAACGACTTTGTGGCCTATGGCGTGATGAATTCAAAGATCGGCCAGCTCAGCTCCGATCTGAATATGAAATTTAATGAGCACTATTCCAGTGCATCCTATTCAGGAAATATAGCTGCAACACAATTTGATATCGGCAATTATGCGAACGCGGATAGTTTGCTTGGCACTATCAGTTTCAACACAAAAGTGCAAGGAACCGGCTTGCGGATCGACCATCTTGATGCGGTGATGAATGGTGAAGTGCAGCAACTGCAATTCAACGGTTATAATTATCAGCACCTGATGGTTGATGGAACTTTCACCAAAAAACTTTTCACCGGGAAAGTGAAATTAAATGATGAGAACCTGAATCTTGATTTCACAGGCCTGGTTGACTTTAACGAAATAATGCCTGTTTATGATTTCCATGCCGCCATCAACAATGCCAGGCTGAATAATCTGCATATTACTGACAGCGCTTATGTTGTAAGCTCCCAGCTTGATATGAACATGAGAGGTGATAACATCGATAATTTTATCGGTTATGCGATAGCCATTAATACCACTTTTTCAAAACCCGGACAAACCTTAAACTTAGACTCTGTTTTTTTGAATATTAATGAAGCTGGTGGTAACAGGCACTTTCTGCTTAACGCAGATGCCGGCAGGGCAACCTTCGATGGAAAATTTGCGCTCACCAAATTACCGAATGCCTTTTTATCGATGATGGATCACTACTTTCCTTCTTTGCCACTTGATAGGGAATCACAACCGGTACTGCAGGATTTTGATTTTGATATCCAACTCAATGATGTTTCCGGCGAGCTCCGTTTCTTTTTTCCGCGTTGGAGTGGCTTAAGTGAAAGCATAGTTCACGGTCACTTTAATTCATTCAGCAATTCAATTGCTTTTGCAGGCACGATTCCATCTTTACATTTTCAAAGTCTTTTCATCGATACGTTAGCTATTGAAGCCAACACAGTGAACCAACAATTTCAGTTCAACGTAATTTCCAGCGACCTGCAAATTGGCGACAGCATGTCCATAATACATCCTGCATTTGAAGCAAAAGTTTCAGGTGATTCAGCGAATTTAAAACTTTCAGGTGCCAACCTTACCGGGAATACTTACATGGATCTGCATGCTTTAATTACGGGTGATACGGCTGGCTTTACCATGAAAGTGTTGCCATCAGACCTCGTATTAAATGCACAACAATGGAACGTTTCCCGTGACAATATCATCAGTTATTCCGACGAACGGTTACGGTTCAATCAGTTCACATTAAGTCACGACAGTCAATCAATCACCATCTCTAACGTCAACCTGAGACCGCGGGCAACCAATCTTCATTTTGACTTTTACAATTTACCGGTTGCAGATCTGTATCACTTTGTCAAGATACCTGACTTTGATATTGATGGAAAACTCTCCGGCAATCTCGAAGTGCTGAATGTATTTCACTCACCGCGTTTGCAAGCCAACACAGTGTTGCAGAAGTTTACGGTGAACGGAAGAAACATTGCTGAAGCCGCAATTAACATGGGGTATATTCCTGAAGATGACCAGGTAACCGCGCAACTTTTGATTACTGATGCTAACTATGATGTACGGGTGGATGGTTCTTACTTTCCACGCAAGCCGCTTGATAAAATGAACTTCAATCTTGACATCAGAAGGTTTGACCTGAGCTTCTTTGAAACACTTTTACCCGGTTTTTTTTCTAATACAAACGGTTCAACAGAAGGTGTGCTGCACTTATCAGGAACACCGGAAAATCCAGAGCTGACAGGCAAACTCGATATTCCATTTTTAACGCTCAAGGTGGATTATTTGCAAACGACTTATAAAACCTATAATGAAACGCTAACCTTTAATGCCAACAATATCGACATCGGGAAAATGAAATTGATGGACGCTAATGATGATGTAGCAAGTGCGCATGGTCAAATCATGCATGATCATCTGAGGGATTTTACGTTTGATCTCACCGTAAACACTGCCCGCATACAGGCATTAAAAACAACGGAGAAAGACAACAAGCTTTTTTATGGCACGGCCGAGGCCTCGGGCATCATTCAGTTTTTAGGTCCGGTTGAAAATATGGAAATCCGCGCAAGCGTAACGTCGATGCAGGGCACCGACATTTCTGTGCCGATTAATTCCGGGGCCACTATTGGCGATCGTTCATTCATCAGGTACATGAAACGCGGCAATGATACTATAAGCTATTCCGCTGCTGCTGGCGATCTGCTGCAGGGATTAACATTGAACTTTGATATGGACATTACACCTGCTGCCAAAATCAAAATCATCTTCGATCAAAAAGCAGGTGATATTATTTCAGGCACAGGCAATGGTAATATCAGAATGGAAATTGACCCAAAAGGTGATTTCAATATGTATGGCACTTATACCATTGAACAAGGTGATTACCTGTTTACGCTGCAGAATTTCTTCAATAAATTTTTTACGATTGATGAAGGTGGCACCATTTCCTGGACAGGCGATCCGTATGAAGCGCAAATTGATATCGATGCTATCTATTCTACAAAAGCTTCAGTGTATGATTTGGCTGTTGGTTCAGGTATTGCATTTTCCGACCAGGAAATAAAAGACCTTCAACGTCATGTGCCCGTGCGGGTTGCCCTGAAGCTGAGCGGATCGTTGCTGCTGCCTGATGTTACTTTTGACATCATGCTGCCGGATGAAACAGCGCTCAGCAGCGCCGCATATCAGCAGGTTCAAAAAGTAAAACAGGATGAAAGCGAGTTGAACAAACAAGTCTTCGGACTCCTTATTCTAAACCGCTTTTTGCCAACTACGGCAGGCTCAGGCAATCAAAGCATCGGCTCAGATGTAAATAACAGTGTGAGTGAATTTTTATTGAATCAGCTCAGCTACTGGACTTCTCAAATCCGTAACGACATTGATTTCAATTTCAATTATCAATCGTATGAAGCAAAGCTGAACTCCACAAATCCCAATGATCTTACAAAAAGAAATGAACTGGAAGTTGCGTTGACCAAGCGTTTTTTAAATGACCGTTTAGCACTCGAGGCCGGAGGCAATTTTGATTTTGCAGGCGCGAACAGCACAGCACCCACCAATGCAGGATCCACCAATGTGGCCGGAGATTTTTCCGTGGACTATAAGATTACGCCTGATGGAAGACTGAGTGGAAAAGCATTCAGCAAAAGCCAGTATGATGTGGTTGATGAGAAGTATAAGACCAAAAACGGTGTTGCACTTTCCTATAAGCGTGAATTCAATAAATTTAAAGACTTGTTTCAGAAAGATGAAGAGAGAGCAAAGCTGAAAGAGGAACGGCGCCGGATAAAAGAGCAACAGGAAATGGAAAAAAAAGAAGGTGCCGTATTATCGGTTCCGCCGGGGTAA
- a CDS encoding peroxiredoxin, which translates to MPITVGQDAPEFALYDTHKRKITLSNFRGKKVVLMFFPFAFSSVCTREMCEMGENYSFYENLNAEVIGISVDSLFTNKQFKEEHKLTFPLLSDFNKEVAPLYDSLADTFAFEYRGVTKRSTFVIDAAGKVAYIEILKSPGDYPDMQKLKEVVSALN; encoded by the coding sequence ATGCCCATCACTGTAGGACAAGATGCTCCTGAATTTGCATTGTATGATACGCACAAAAGGAAAATAACGCTTAGTAATTTTCGCGGAAAGAAAGTTGTGCTGATGTTTTTCCCCTTTGCTTTTTCCAGCGTATGCACCAGGGAAATGTGCGAGATGGGTGAGAATTACTCTTTTTATGAAAACCTGAATGCAGAAGTAATTGGCATCAGTGTGGATTCTCTTTTTACGAATAAGCAATTCAAGGAAGAGCACAAACTAACCTTCCCCCTGCTATCTGATTTCAATAAAGAGGTAGCTCCATTGTACGATTCACTTGCTGATACCTTTGCTTTTGAATACCGTGGTGTTACGAAGCGTTCCACCTTTGTGATTGATGCGGCTGGTAAGGTAGCCTACATTGAAATTCTGAAATCGCCCGGCGATTATCCTGATATGCAAAAACTGAAAGAGGTTGTTTCTGCTTTAAATTAA
- a CDS encoding DUF1573 domain-containing protein, translating into MNENIKTFSLVVITICVFIMTVIDILDMMQDRAEQFDAHTSLNTSSAADPNSFPPAPPESSTSIIPPLGDQPITSIHFEEMSHDFGDMMKGDVVNYSFRFKNTGSSPLLISNAHGSCGCTIPSYPKEPIAPGAEANIEVQFNSAGKEGLQNKSISVTANTEPRQTVLSITANVNKKE; encoded by the coding sequence ATGAACGAAAACATAAAAACTTTCTCACTTGTTGTGATTACCATTTGTGTATTCATAATGACTGTAATTGACATATTGGATATGATGCAGGATCGCGCAGAGCAGTTTGATGCGCACACCTCCTTGAATACGTCATCGGCTGCCGACCCAAATTCATTTCCTCCGGCACCACCCGAATCATCAACTTCCATTATTCCTCCACTAGGTGATCAGCCAATTACTTCCATTCATTTTGAAGAAATGAGCCACGATTTTGGCGATATGATGAAGGGTGATGTTGTTAATTATTCTTTCAGGTTTAAGAATACGGGTTCAAGTCCTTTACTTATTTCCAATGCCCATGGTTCTTGCGGTTGCACTATTCCATCGTATCCGAAAGAACCCATCGCACCTGGTGCAGAAGCTAATATTGAAGTTCAATTTAACAGTGCTGGAAAAGAAGGCTTACAGAATAAAAGTATTTCGGTTACAGCCAATACGGAACCACGGCAAACGGTGCTCTCCATTACAGCTAACGTGAATAAGAAAGAATGA
- a CDS encoding transposase yields MSRKYKFRNPEGLYFVSFAVVNWIDVFTRRIYKDILLDGLQYCIDNKGLKVHAYVLMTNHAHLIISKTDPGKALPFLLGDLKKFTALKLIHVIKDNAEESRKEWLIRGFRKAGSANPNNKEFQFWQQDNHPIELTSSAMTEQKVVYIHQNPVEAGIVFRAEDYLYSSAADYVGEKGLLKIDMLW; encoded by the coding sequence ATGAGCAGGAAATATAAATTCCGTAATCCTGAAGGATTGTACTTTGTATCCTTTGCCGTTGTAAACTGGATTGATGTATTTACCCGCCGGATTTACAAAGATATCCTGCTGGATGGTTTGCAATATTGCATTGATAATAAGGGCTTGAAGGTACATGCCTATGTGTTGATGACGAATCATGCTCACTTAATTATAAGTAAAACTGATCCGGGAAAAGCACTTCCATTTTTATTAGGAGATTTGAAAAAATTTACTGCGTTGAAATTGATTCATGTAATTAAAGACAATGCGGAAGAAAGCAGAAAGGAATGGTTGATACGTGGCTTTCGTAAGGCAGGCAGTGCAAATCCTAATAATAAAGAATTCCAATTCTGGCAGCAGGACAATCATCCTATTGAATTAACTTCAAGCGCAATGACCGAACAAAAAGTAGTCTATATTCATCAAAATCCTGTTGAAGCAGGCATTGTTTTCCGGGCCGAAGATTATCTATACAGCAGCGCGGCAGACTATGTTGGAGAAAAAGGGTTACTAAAAATTGATATGCTTTGGTAG
- a CDS encoding T9SS type A sorting domain-containing protein, with protein sequence MKKITLLLTLVSTALFYSYGQNIPNGDMETWIPVAGYDSLVSFTSTNSFFFPTVNVTKDTDAHGGSFAAKMVGTTWLGVFPVPGGIGTNAKVNLTTFTLSGGYPYSQRPVAFTGWFKYAPVNNDSCIMLALFTKWNGTKRDTIGIAPYFGKGTAGAYQEFYTNVLYLSAENPDTAFVLTLTSSAFLTAQVGSVLYIDDLNFTFNTGVNEVKNVDQVIAAYPNPARDRFTIELKDNHDAVSVELFDVLGNKVKQSKVTSNSIVFSTSSLVDGLYFYQLKDANDKSLVSGKFSVRK encoded by the coding sequence ATGAAAAAAATCACACTCTTACTCACACTTGTGTCAACAGCCTTATTTTATTCTTATGGTCAAAACATACCGAATGGCGACATGGAAACATGGATTCCGGTGGCAGGATATGATTCACTTGTTTCATTTACCTCCACCAATTCATTTTTCTTTCCAACAGTAAATGTTACGAAAGATACAGATGCTCATGGCGGATCATTTGCCGCAAAAATGGTAGGCACCACGTGGCTCGGAGTTTTTCCTGTGCCCGGCGGCATCGGTACGAATGCAAAAGTGAATCTTACCACTTTCACTTTGAGTGGTGGTTATCCTTATTCCCAACGTCCGGTTGCATTTACGGGATGGTTCAAATACGCTCCGGTTAACAATGACTCCTGCATTATGCTTGCACTGTTTACCAAATGGAATGGAACAAAACGTGATACCATTGGTATTGCTCCTTATTTTGGAAAAGGCACTGCCGGTGCTTATCAGGAATTTTATACCAACGTGCTTTACCTTTCTGCTGAAAATCCGGATACAGCGTTTGTGCTTACACTTACTTCCTCAGCTTTTCTCACTGCGCAGGTAGGAAGTGTTTTGTATATAGATGATCTGAATTTTACATTCAATACAGGCGTAAACGAAGTAAAGAATGTTGACCAGGTAATTGCCGCGTATCCTAATCCTGCACGTGACAGGTTCACGATTGAATTGAAGGACAATCATGATGCCGTTTCAGTTGAATTGTTTGATGTATTAGGCAATAAAGTGAAGCAATCAAAAGTGACTTCGAATAGCATTGTGTTTTCAACGTCATCTTTGGTAGATGGATTATATTTTTACCAGTTGAAAGATGCAAATGATAAATCATTGGTTTCAGGTAAATTTTCTGTGAGGAAATAA
- a CDS encoding T9SS type A sorting domain-containing protein, whose amino-acid sequence MKSFLPLLFYFTLTGKVNSQNLVPNFSFEELDTCPDEPDEIQKANGWTKFSDLLSTPDYYNSCAPVGFFNVPYSGNGYQQAHRNCDAYIGIVTFATPTSNDREYAGIQLTQPLTIGEKYFISFHTVMGEEILGSNQFGMPSNGIGIRLSTIAYNPTSPCPVDNFAHLHASPIINDTVNWNRISGSIIADSAYDYVIIGNFNDDVHTDTMHYNCDSCLNYLSYYYVDDICVTTDSTFANGGIDSLPCDFASDVQQVAFETDLRIFPNPVFDLLTIEFKYDHEGVIMLYNALGEQVFSMVIDKQRSVIINFTNYPSGIYFLKTSGKEDFMFSSLILKS is encoded by the coding sequence ATGAAATCTTTTTTACCGCTTCTTTTCTACTTTACACTAACCGGTAAAGTTAATTCTCAAAATCTCGTACCCAATTTTTCCTTTGAAGAATTAGATACATGCCCAGACGAGCCGGACGAAATTCAAAAGGCAAATGGATGGACAAAATTTAGTGATCTGCTTTCAACTCCTGACTATTATAATTCATGTGCACCTGTAGGTTTCTTTAATGTTCCTTATAGCGGGAATGGGTATCAACAAGCACATCGCAACTGTGATGCATACATTGGGATCGTAACGTTCGCTACTCCAACTAGCAATGACCGAGAATATGCAGGGATTCAGCTAACTCAACCCCTCACAATTGGTGAGAAATATTTTATCTCTTTCCATACAGTTATGGGAGAAGAAATATTAGGATCCAATCAGTTTGGTATGCCATCAAATGGCATTGGTATTAGGCTGTCTACAATTGCTTATAATCCAACCAGCCCTTGTCCCGTAGATAATTTTGCTCATCTGCATGCTTCTCCCATTATTAATGATACTGTTAATTGGAATCGAATTTCAGGAAGCATTATTGCAGATTCAGCGTACGACTATGTAATTATAGGAAATTTTAATGATGATGTACATACCGATACAATGCATTACAATTGTGATTCTTGCCTGAATTACCTTAGCTACTACTACGTTGATGATATTTGTGTTACTACAGATTCTACGTTTGCCAACGGAGGAATAGATTCATTGCCTTGTGATTTTGCAAGCGATGTGCAGCAAGTAGCTTTTGAGACTGATCTTCGAATTTTTCCCAATCCTGTTTTTGACTTACTAACGATCGAATTTAAGTACGATCATGAAGGAGTGATCATGCTTTATAATGCATTGGGGGAACAGGTTTTTTCAATGGTCATTGATAAGCAACGATCAGTGATAATAAACTTTACTAATTATCCTTCAGGAATATATTTTTTAAAAACCAGTGGTAAAGAAGATTTCATGTTTTCGAGTCTAATTCTAAAATCTTAA